From Gallaecimonas pentaromativorans, the proteins below share one genomic window:
- the recR gene encoding recombination mediator RecR, with protein MEFSPLLRELIQALRCLPGVGGKSATRMAFHLLERDRQGGLKLAGQLKAAMEGIQHCSDCRTFTEEDKCGICANPRRLEAGQLCVVETPGDVMAIEQTGLFSGRYFVLMGHLSPLDGIGPAELELDRLDALLAREPWQELILATNPTVEGDATAHYVAQMARQHGVKVSRIAHGVPVGGELEFVDGTTLSHSFSGRQPLA; from the coding sequence ATGGAATTTAGCCCACTGCTGCGTGAGCTTATCCAGGCGCTGCGTTGCCTGCCTGGTGTGGGGGGGAAATCCGCTACCCGTATGGCTTTTCACCTCCTTGAGCGTGATCGCCAGGGCGGCCTGAAACTGGCCGGCCAGTTAAAAGCGGCTATGGAAGGCATCCAGCATTGCAGCGATTGCCGCACCTTTACCGAAGAGGATAAATGCGGCATCTGCGCCAATCCCCGGCGCCTGGAAGCCGGCCAGCTGTGCGTGGTGGAAACCCCCGGGGACGTGATGGCCATCGAGCAGACCGGGCTTTTTTCCGGCCGTTACTTTGTGCTGATGGGGCACCTGTCGCCCCTGGACGGCATAGGCCCGGCGGAGCTGGAGCTCGATAGGCTCGACGCCCTTTTGGCCCGCGAGCCCTGGCAGGAGCTTATTCTCGCCACCAACCCCACGGTGGAAGGGGACGCTACCGCCCACTACGTGGCGCAAATGGCCCGCCAACATGGGGTCAAGGTCAGCCGCATCGCCCATGGCGTACCGGTGGGGGGGGAGCTCGAATTTGTGGACGGCACCACCTTGTCCCACTCCTTTAGCGGCCGCCAACCCCTGGCCTGA
- the hemH gene encoding ferrochelatase: MAFKGSPQFKHGQSPKIGVLVTNLGTPDAPTPKALRRYLKEFLSDPRVVEIPKPIWWLILNGIILNTRPKKSAHAYQSVWTERGSPLMFHTQDQAQALAARFAAEHGDKVEVAFAMRYGNPGISDGVQQLMDKGVDRLLVLPLYPQYCASTSASTLDKLSDDLRQRRWLPELRFISHYHDFGPYIEALAQSIEQHWQSHGRAEKLVLSFHGIPKRNLLLGDPYFCECHKTSRLLRERLGLGEDEVLTTFQSRFGKAEWLKPYTDATLKQLAKDGVKSVQLACPGFSADCLETIEEIGVENRGYFLEGGGERYEYIAALNASEPHIDALYQLLCTNMGDWLAKAPEARSIGAARAAALGA; encoded by the coding sequence ATGGCCTTTAAGGGCAGCCCCCAGTTCAAGCACGGTCAAAGCCCCAAAATCGGGGTATTGGTAACCAACCTCGGCACCCCCGACGCGCCCACCCCCAAGGCGCTGCGCCGCTATTTAAAAGAGTTTTTGTCAGATCCGAGGGTGGTGGAAATTCCCAAGCCCATCTGGTGGCTTATCCTCAACGGCATTATCCTCAACACCCGCCCCAAAAAGTCGGCCCACGCCTATCAAAGCGTCTGGACCGAGCGTGGCTCACCCTTGATGTTCCACACCCAGGACCAGGCCCAGGCGCTGGCCGCGCGCTTTGCAGCAGAACACGGCGACAAGGTCGAAGTCGCCTTTGCCATGCGTTACGGCAACCCCGGCATCAGTGACGGGGTGCAGCAACTGATGGACAAGGGCGTGGACCGGCTGCTGGTGCTGCCCCTTTATCCCCAGTACTGCGCCAGCACCAGTGCCTCGACCCTTGATAAGCTCAGCGACGATTTGCGCCAGCGTCGCTGGCTGCCGGAGCTTCGCTTTATCAGCCACTATCACGACTTTGGCCCTTACATTGAAGCCTTGGCCCAAAGCATCGAGCAGCATTGGCAGAGCCATGGCCGCGCCGAGAAGCTGGTGCTCTCTTTTCACGGTATTCCCAAGCGCAACCTGCTGCTGGGCGACCCCTACTTTTGCGAGTGCCACAAGACCTCAAGGCTGCTGCGCGAGCGTTTGGGCCTTGGGGAAGACGAGGTGCTCACCACTTTTCAATCCCGCTTTGGCAAGGCCGAATGGCTCAAACCCTACACCGACGCCACCCTCAAGCAACTGGCCAAAGACGGGGTAAAATCGGTGCAGCTGGCCTGCCCGGGGTTTTCGGCCGATTGCCTGGAAACCATTGAAGAAATCGGCGTGGAAAACCGCGGCTACTTTCTTGAAGGGGGCGGCGAGCGCTACGAGTACATTGCGGCGCTAAACGCCAGCGAGCCCCATATCGATGCCCTCTACCAGCTGCTTTGCACCAATATGGGCGACTGGCTGGCCAAGGCGCCAGAGGCGCGCAGCATTGGCGCTGCCCGGGCGGCAGCTCTGGGAGCCTGA
- a CDS encoding response regulator, with protein sequence MKVLVVEDDNLLRHHLKVQLSERGFGVHAAPNGEEARFFAEEYELDVAIIDLGLPGMDGITLIRTFREEGKTFPIIILTARGNWQDKVEGLDAGADDYLVKPFQMEELIARLQALSRRAAGFASPTIEAEPFKLDLAKKQAFRAEEPLTLTAYEYKLLEFLMRHHQEVVSKQRLVEQLYDDHIERDSNVVEVLIGRLRKKLDPDNALSPIETIRGQGYMFRLPCQ encoded by the coding sequence ATGAAAGTTTTGGTTGTTGAGGATGATAACCTGCTGCGCCACCACCTGAAGGTGCAGTTGTCTGAGCGCGGTTTTGGCGTACACGCCGCCCCCAATGGTGAAGAAGCCCGTTTTTTTGCCGAAGAATACGAACTGGATGTGGCCATTATCGACCTGGGCCTGCCCGGCATGGACGGCATTACCCTTATTCGCACCTTCCGTGAAGAAGGCAAAACCTTCCCCATTATCATCCTGACCGCCCGTGGCAACTGGCAGGACAAAGTGGAAGGCCTGGATGCCGGCGCCGACGACTACCTGGTCAAACCCTTCCAGATGGAAGAGCTGATTGCCCGCCTGCAGGCGCTGTCCCGGCGCGCCGCCGGCTTTGCCAGCCCCACCATCGAAGCCGAGCCCTTCAAGCTGGATCTCGCCAAAAAGCAGGCGTTCCGTGCCGAAGAGCCGCTGACCCTGACCGCTTATGAGTACAAGCTACTGGAATTTTTGATGCGCCATCACCAGGAAGTAGTGAGCAAGCAGCGCCTGGTTGAGCAGCTTTATGACGACCACATCGAGCGCGACTCCAACGTGGTAGAAGTGCTGATTGGTCGGCTGCGTAAGAAGCTGGACCCGGACAACGCTCTCTCGCCCATCGAAACCATTCGTGGCCAGGGCTATATGTTCCGCCTCCCCTGCCAGTAA
- a CDS encoding DUF817 domain-containing protein codes for MIKQGLLEFWAFGLKQAWACLFGGYLLALMLVSQYWYPFTTLHRYDFLFLAALAFQGLLLALKLESPREALVILVFHLVATVMELFKTMDGINAWAYPGQAALKLGNVPLFAGFMYSAVGSYIARVWRLFDFRFSHYPRRRWTLLLALLAYLNFFGHHYFWDLRWLLLGAVAALFWRVDIYFKVKTEHRRMPLLLGWLLVALFIWFAENIATYCKVWLYPNQVDGWQMVGIGKLGAWYLLMMLSFVLVSLIHRPQAPAKVKAALLSRLCGRFLPAGHRRP; via the coding sequence TTGATAAAGCAAGGATTGCTGGAATTCTGGGCCTTCGGCCTTAAACAGGCCTGGGCCTGTCTCTTTGGCGGCTATCTGCTGGCGCTGATGCTGGTCAGCCAGTACTGGTACCCGTTCACCACATTACACCGCTACGACTTTCTGTTCCTGGCCGCCCTTGCCTTCCAGGGGTTGCTGCTGGCCCTGAAGCTCGAAAGCCCCCGCGAGGCGCTGGTGATCCTGGTGTTCCACCTGGTGGCCACGGTGATGGAGCTTTTTAAAACCATGGACGGCATCAACGCCTGGGCCTATCCCGGCCAGGCGGCGCTAAAGCTCGGCAATGTGCCGCTGTTTGCAGGTTTCATGTATTCGGCGGTGGGCAGTTACATTGCCCGGGTCTGGCGGCTGTTTGATTTTCGCTTCAGCCACTACCCGCGGCGGCGCTGGACGCTGCTGCTGGCGCTGCTGGCCTACCTCAACTTCTTCGGGCACCACTATTTTTGGGATCTGCGCTGGCTGCTGCTGGGCGCGGTCGCCGCGCTGTTCTGGCGGGTGGATATCTATTTCAAGGTAAAAACCGAGCACCGGCGGATGCCGCTGCTGCTGGGTTGGCTGTTGGTGGCGCTCTTTATCTGGTTTGCCGAGAACATCGCCACCTATTGCAAGGTCTGGCTCTACCCCAATCAGGTGGACGGCTGGCAGATGGTGGGCATTGGCAAACTGGGGGCTTGGTACCTGCTGATGATGCTGAGCTTTGTGCTGGTCTCGCTCATCCACAGGCCACAAGCCCCCGCCAAGGTAAAAGCCGCACTACTCAGCCGGCTTTGCGGGCGTTTTCTACCGGCCGGGCATAGGCGGCCTTAA
- a CDS encoding inosine/guanosine kinase yields the protein MKFPGQRKSKHFFPVESRDPLMSELSLLNKPIASHICGIDQVLVDIEAHVPDSFLEKYALSKGHSMLIAPDKAAAIYQELTEQNLIVSEFAGGTIGNTLHNYSVLSDDRSVLFGVMNETIRVGSSSYRYLCNTSSKVDLNYLQPAAGSIGQCITLIAPDGERSFAINKGVMDLLEVGHLDQTLIQTGSALVISAYLVRCEDHEPMKATTLQAVAWAKAAGVPVVLTMGTKFIVEDLKDWWQEFIRDNVTVVAMNEDEAQALTGEADPLLACEKVLEWTDMVLCTAGPVGLYLASYVDDEQKRETTRQLLPGAIPEFNHFEFSRPMRKSDCAVPVKVYTHISPYMGGPDRIKNTNGAGDGALAAVLHDMAANDYHRLNVPGSSKHAERFLAYSSLSQISKYANRVSFEVLVQHSPRLSRGLPEREDSLEEVYWDQ from the coding sequence ATGAAATTCCCCGGTCAGCGCAAGAGTAAGCACTTTTTTCCGGTTGAAAGCCGCGATCCCCTGATGAGCGAGCTGTCGCTGCTCAACAAACCCATTGCCAGCCATATCTGTGGTATCGACCAGGTACTGGTGGACATCGAGGCCCATGTGCCCGATAGCTTTCTTGAAAAGTACGCGCTGTCCAAGGGCCATTCCATGCTCATCGCCCCGGACAAGGCCGCCGCCATCTACCAGGAACTGACCGAGCAAAACCTGATTGTCTCGGAGTTTGCCGGCGGCACCATCGGTAACACCTTGCACAACTATTCGGTGCTCTCCGACGACCGCTCGGTGCTGTTCGGGGTGATGAATGAAACCATCCGGGTGGGCAGCTCCTCTTACCGATATCTGTGCAACACCTCGTCCAAGGTGGATCTCAACTACCTGCAACCGGCGGCGGGCTCCATCGGCCAGTGCATTACCTTGATTGCCCCCGACGGCGAGCGCAGCTTTGCCATCAACAAAGGGGTGATGGACTTGCTGGAAGTGGGCCACCTGGACCAAACCCTTATTCAGACCGGCTCGGCGCTGGTGATCTCCGCCTACCTGGTGCGCTGTGAAGACCACGAGCCCATGAAGGCCACCACCTTGCAAGCCGTAGCTTGGGCCAAGGCCGCCGGGGTGCCGGTGGTACTGACCATGGGCACCAAGTTCATCGTCGAAGATCTCAAAGACTGGTGGCAGGAATTTATCCGCGACAATGTCACCGTAGTGGCCATGAACGAAGACGAAGCCCAGGCCCTGACCGGCGAGGCCGATCCACTCTTGGCCTGTGAGAAGGTGCTGGAATGGACCGACATGGTGCTGTGCACCGCAGGCCCGGTTGGCCTTTATCTCGCCTCTTATGTCGATGACGAGCAAAAGCGCGAAACCACCCGCCAGTTGCTGCCGGGCGCCATTCCCGAGTTCAACCACTTTGAGTTTTCCCGGCCCATGCGCAAAAGCGATTGCGCCGTGCCGGTGAAGGTCTACACCCACATCTCCCCTTACATGGGTGGGCCCGATCGCATCAAAAACACCAATGGCGCCGGTGATGGCGCCCTGGCGGCGGTATTGCACGACATGGCGGCCAACGATTATCACCGCCTCAATGTGCCGGGCAGCTCCAAACATGCCGAGCGGTTCTTGGCGTACTCCTCGCTGTCGCAGATCAGCAAATACGCCAACCGGGTCAGCTTCGAGGTGCTGGTGCAGCACTCGCCGCGCCTCTCCCGCGGCCTGCCGGAGCGGGAAGACAGCCTCGAAGAGGTCTACTGGGACCAATAA
- the htpG gene encoding molecular chaperone HtpG, which translates to MTTQTHGFQTEVQQLLQLMIHSLYSNRDIFLRELISNAADAADKLRFKALENADLYEGDGDLKVRIKADKDKGTLTISDNGIGMTESEIVEHLGTIAKSGTKAFFQSLSGDAAKDSQLIGQFGVGFYSAFIVADTVEVHSRAAGAKEGVMWRSKGEGTFETGPSDKTSRGTDIVLFLKEDDKDFLESYKLEQVIHTYSDHIGVPVELFKEGKEEGEEGGFEAVNQGTALWTKSKSEVSDEEYISFYQHLSHDFGEPLTWSHNKVEGKHEYTSLLYIPKNAPWDLYQRERQSGLKLYVKRVFIMDDAEVFLPQYLRFVKGLVDSADLPLNVSREILQDSKLTQSMKGAISKRVIAMLEKLAKDKPEEYAGFWKHFGAVLKEGPAEDFANREAIAGLLRFHSTHHDDTEHLVSLDEYLERMPEGQDKIYYVVADSFNAARFSPHLEVLRKKGFEVLLLSERIDDWMMSHLTEYKGKQFASATRGELDIEATDEEKEAEKAIEGVLAKVKDSLGDKVSEVRFTHRLTDSPACVVTDEHGMSSQMAKLLASVGQAAPEVKYIFELNPEHPVVKSLDGREGENFEDAVALLFEQALLAERGSLEDPSGFVKRLNKLMLQGL; encoded by the coding sequence ATGACCACCCAAACCCATGGTTTTCAAACCGAAGTCCAGCAACTGCTGCAACTGATGATCCACTCCCTGTATTCCAACAGGGACATCTTCCTGCGCGAACTCATTTCCAACGCCGCCGACGCCGCCGACAAGCTGCGTTTCAAGGCGCTGGAAAACGCCGACCTCTATGAGGGTGACGGCGACCTGAAAGTGCGCATCAAGGCCGACAAAGACAAAGGCACCCTGACCATCAGCGATAACGGCATCGGCATGACCGAGAGCGAGATCGTTGAGCACCTGGGCACCATTGCCAAGTCCGGCACCAAGGCCTTCTTCCAGAGCCTGTCCGGCGACGCCGCCAAAGACAGCCAGCTCATCGGCCAGTTCGGGGTGGGCTTCTATTCGGCCTTTATCGTCGCCGACACCGTCGAGGTGCACAGCCGCGCCGCCGGTGCCAAAGAGGGCGTGATGTGGCGCTCTAAGGGCGAAGGCACCTTCGAGACCGGCCCCAGCGACAAGACCAGTCGCGGTACCGACATCGTGCTGTTCCTCAAAGAGGACGACAAAGACTTCCTGGAAAGCTACAAGCTCGAGCAGGTGATTCACACCTATTCCGATCACATCGGCGTGCCGGTGGAGCTCTTTAAAGAGGGCAAGGAAGAAGGTGAAGAAGGCGGCTTTGAAGCGGTTAACCAAGGCACGGCGCTGTGGACCAAGTCCAAGAGCGAAGTGAGCGACGAAGAGTACATCAGCTTCTATCAGCACCTCTCCCATGACTTTGGCGAGCCGCTGACCTGGAGCCACAACAAGGTGGAAGGCAAGCACGAGTATACGTCCTTGCTGTACATCCCCAAAAATGCGCCCTGGGACTTGTACCAGCGTGAGCGTCAGAGCGGCCTCAAGCTCTATGTGAAACGCGTGTTCATCATGGACGACGCCGAGGTGTTCTTGCCCCAGTACCTGCGCTTTGTGAAGGGCCTGGTGGACTCGGCCGACCTGCCGCTCAACGTCAGCCGCGAAATTTTGCAAGACTCCAAGCTGACCCAGTCCATGAAAGGCGCCATCTCCAAGCGCGTGATTGCCATGCTCGAAAAGCTGGCCAAGGACAAGCCCGAAGAGTACGCCGGTTTTTGGAAGCACTTTGGCGCCGTGCTCAAAGAAGGCCCGGCCGAAGACTTTGCCAACCGCGAAGCCATTGCCGGCCTGCTGCGCTTTCACTCCACTCACCATGACGACACCGAGCATCTAGTGAGCCTGGATGAGTACCTTGAGCGCATGCCCGAAGGCCAGGACAAGATTTACTACGTGGTAGCCGACAGCTTTAACGCCGCTCGCTTTAGCCCGCACCTGGAAGTGCTGCGCAAAAAAGGCTTTGAGGTGTTGCTGCTGTCCGAGCGTATCGACGACTGGATGATGAGTCACCTCACCGAGTACAAGGGCAAACAATTTGCCTCTGCCACTCGTGGCGAGCTGGACATCGAAGCCACCGACGAGGAGAAGGAAGCCGAGAAGGCCATCGAAGGGGTCTTGGCCAAGGTCAAAGACAGCCTCGGCGACAAGGTCAGCGAAGTGCGCTTTACCCACCGCCTTACCGATTCCCCAGCCTGCGTGGTGACCGACGAGCACGGCATGTCCAGCCAGATGGCCAAACTGCTGGCCTCCGTTGGCCAGGCGGCCCCTGAAGTGAAATACATCTTCGAGCTCAACCCCGAGCATCCGGTGGTTAAATCCCTCGATGGCCGCGAAGGGGAGAATTTCGAAGACGCGGTGGCGCTGCTGTTTGAACAAGCCCTGCTGGCCGAGCGCGGCAGCCTTGAAGATCCCTCCGGTTTCGTCAAACGCCTCAACAAGTTGATGCTGCAAGGCCTGTAA
- the adk gene encoding adenylate kinase, which yields MRIILLGAPGAGKGTQAQFLMKKFGIPQISTGDMLRGAIAAGTPLGLEAKKVMDAGQLVSDDIIIGLVKERIAEDDCKNGFLLDGFPRTIPQADAMKEAGVAIDVVIEFAVPDEVIVERMAGRRVHPASGRVYHVTYNPPKAEGKDDETGEPLIVRDDDKEETVRKRLGVYHEQTEPLIGYYQTEAKLGAVKYLKIDGTQAVDAVSKQLSEQLN from the coding sequence ATGCGCATTATCCTGCTAGGCGCCCCTGGCGCAGGGAAGGGCACCCAGGCCCAGTTCCTGATGAAAAAATTCGGTATTCCCCAGATCTCTACCGGCGACATGCTGCGCGGCGCCATTGCGGCCGGCACCCCGCTGGGCCTGGAAGCCAAAAAAGTCATGGACGCCGGCCAACTGGTGTCTGACGACATCATCATCGGCCTGGTCAAGGAACGTATCGCCGAGGACGACTGCAAGAACGGTTTCCTGCTGGACGGTTTCCCGCGCACTATCCCCCAGGCTGACGCCATGAAGGAAGCCGGTGTGGCCATCGATGTGGTTATCGAATTTGCGGTGCCGGACGAAGTCATCGTCGAGCGTATGGCGGGCCGGCGCGTACACCCCGCTTCCGGCCGGGTTTACCACGTCACCTACAACCCGCCCAAAGCCGAGGGCAAAGACGATGAGACCGGCGAGCCGCTTATCGTTCGTGACGACGACAAAGAAGAAACCGTGCGCAAACGCCTGGGCGTTTACCACGAGCAGACCGAGCCGCTGATCGGCTACTACCAGACCGAAGCCAAGCTGGGCGCGGTCAAATACCTCAAGATTGACGGCACCCAAGCCGTTGACGCTGTCAGCAAGCAACTTAGCGAACAGCTCAATTGA
- a CDS encoding YbaB/EbfC family nucleoid-associated protein yields the protein MFGKGGMGNIMKQAQQMQERMQKAQEEIALMEVTGEAGAGLVKITMLGNHNVRRVEIDPSLMEDDKEMLEDLIAAAINDAARRVEEESKAKMGAVTGGMKLPGGMQFPF from the coding sequence ATGTTTGGTAAAGGCGGAATGGGCAACATCATGAAGCAGGCCCAGCAGATGCAGGAGCGGATGCAAAAAGCCCAGGAAGAGATCGCCCTCATGGAAGTCACCGGCGAAGCCGGTGCTGGCCTGGTGAAGATCACCATGCTGGGCAACCACAACGTGCGCCGCGTTGAAATTGACCCCAGCCTGATGGAAGACGACAAAGAGATGCTCGAAGATCTCATCGCCGCCGCCATCAATGACGCGGCCCGCCGCGTGGAAGAAGAGTCCAAGGCCAAGATGGGCGCCGTAACCGGCGGCATGAAGCTGCCCGGCGGCATGCAGTTCCCCTTCTAA
- a CDS encoding ATP-binding protein, with amino-acid sequence MRPLSLKGRVILATTVSMVVFLAFVSVAIIKSYQSATKSTIERNLGSDANELISLLEDTQGTGWLPNELVNPSYNQPLSNNIGLIFDQEGKLIWRSLSSYRYEFKFHPVFYNLNRRFYHEKIEGDGFFVYELSVKLALGDTIKDYTLMTMYQDKDYQRDASQFSTIVLLWMTGGLFLMLLVITWTLRWGFKPLRFLAGELSEMKSGDRGQLSHHYPTEIARITRPLNALLHRERESRERLKNTMGDLAHSLKTPLAAIQASAQSLEVLPDVPKDPLADIIEQAQRMNTTITYQLKRAVVGRQGIAQSRIDPKPMAEKLCRALTKVYAAKDVEMELEVEEGCYFDGDEGDLMEVLGNLLENAFRLCVCQVHVKLAFEGDKKQRQHLLLEVDDDGPGVPEDKRESILQRGVRADSRNPGQGIGLAVVADIVASYHGYLTVGRAEGLGGARFAISLPLGNY; translated from the coding sequence GTGCGACCGCTTTCCCTGAAAGGCCGCGTTATTCTGGCCACCACCGTTTCCATGGTGGTCTTTCTGGCGTTTGTTTCAGTGGCGATCATCAAGTCCTACCAAAGTGCCACCAAAAGCACCATTGAGCGAAATCTGGGCTCGGACGCCAACGAACTGATCTCTTTGCTGGAAGACACCCAAGGCACCGGCTGGCTCCCCAACGAGTTGGTCAACCCCAGCTATAACCAGCCGCTGTCCAACAACATTGGCCTGATCTTCGACCAGGAAGGCAAGCTCATCTGGCGCTCGCTTTCAAGCTACCGCTATGAGTTCAAGTTCCACCCGGTGTTCTACAACCTCAACCGCCGCTTCTATCACGAGAAGATAGAAGGCGACGGCTTCTTCGTGTACGAGCTGTCGGTAAAATTGGCCCTTGGGGACACCATCAAGGACTACACCCTGATGACCATGTACCAGGACAAGGACTACCAGCGCGACGCCTCCCAGTTCTCCACCATCGTGCTGCTGTGGATGACCGGCGGCCTGTTCTTGATGCTGCTGGTGATCACCTGGACGCTGCGCTGGGGCTTTAAGCCGCTGCGTTTCCTGGCAGGGGAATTGTCGGAGATGAAAAGCGGTGACAGAGGCCAGCTCTCTCATCACTACCCCACCGAGATTGCCCGTATTACCCGGCCACTGAACGCCCTTTTGCACCGGGAGCGCGAGTCTCGCGAGCGGCTCAAGAACACCATGGGCGACCTCGCCCACAGCCTGAAAACGCCACTGGCCGCCATTCAGGCCTCGGCCCAGAGCCTGGAAGTGCTGCCCGATGTGCCCAAGGATCCCCTGGCCGACATCATCGAGCAGGCCCAGCGTATGAACACCACCATCACCTATCAGCTCAAAAGAGCGGTGGTGGGCCGCCAGGGTATTGCCCAAAGCCGCATCGACCCCAAACCCATGGCCGAGAAACTGTGCCGGGCCTTGACCAAGGTCTACGCCGCCAAGGACGTGGAAATGGAGCTGGAAGTAGAAGAAGGCTGCTACTTCGACGGCGACGAAGGGGATTTGATGGAAGTGCTGGGTAACCTTTTGGAAAACGCCTTCAGGCTTTGCGTGTGCCAGGTGCATGTGAAGCTCGCTTTTGAAGGGGACAAAAAGCAGCGCCAGCACCTGCTGCTGGAAGTGGACGACGACGGCCCCGGCGTGCCGGAAGACAAGCGGGAAAGCATCCTCCAGCGCGGGGTGCGGGCCGATTCGCGCAACCCCGGCCAAGGCATTGGCCTGGCGGTGGTGGCGGATATCGTCGCCTCCTACCATGGCTACCTCACGGTCGGCCGGGCCGAGGGCCTGGGTGGCGCCCGTTTTGCCATCAGCCTGCCACTGGGTAACTACTAA
- a CDS encoding 1-acyl-sn-glycerol-3-phosphate acyltransferase, which produces MSNNNGVDSFEDIRPYHDDEVQAVLYRLVHNPEFIALISRYEFPRLSRWLGPLMRLVVKGQLKKRLCPIKDVAAFQIQIRDLFTKSLGRTTDGVSWSGVDALAKDKPYLFVSNHRDIALDPALVNWVCHQAGMQTARIGIGDNLLKKPFVTDLMRLNKSFIVKRSAKGVRELAAAMNVLSSYIDHSIQTGHSIWIAQREGRAKDGNDQTDPALLKMFFLSHRKTRSFAEMVDRLNIVPVAISYEFDPCDKLKAKELATLAREGCYNKGPLEDLKAMGLGFTGFKGRVHVAFGEPIKGEGMDGPDTLAAAIDAQIHHSYKLFESNLSAAGEGDLSWFNERTRELDEKEKAFVKAAYARPVENARKAG; this is translated from the coding sequence ATGAGTAACAACAACGGTGTGGACTCCTTCGAGGACATCCGCCCCTACCACGATGACGAAGTCCAGGCGGTGCTGTACCGGCTGGTACACAACCCCGAATTCATTGCCCTTATCAGCCGTTACGAATTCCCGCGCCTGAGCCGCTGGCTGGGCCCGCTGATGCGGTTAGTGGTCAAAGGCCAGTTGAAAAAGCGCCTTTGCCCCATCAAGGACGTCGCTGCCTTTCAAATTCAAATTCGCGACCTTTTTACCAAGAGCCTTGGCCGCACCACCGATGGGGTCAGCTGGTCCGGGGTGGATGCCCTGGCCAAGGACAAGCCCTATCTTTTTGTTTCCAACCACCGCGACATCGCCCTGGACCCGGCTCTGGTCAATTGGGTGTGCCACCAGGCGGGGATGCAAACTGCCCGCATCGGCATCGGCGACAACCTGCTGAAAAAGCCCTTTGTCACCGACCTGATGCGCCTTAACAAGAGTTTTATCGTCAAGCGCTCGGCCAAGGGGGTGCGGGAGCTGGCGGCGGCCATGAACGTGCTGTCGTCCTATATCGACCACAGCATCCAAACTGGCCACAGCATCTGGATAGCCCAGCGCGAAGGCCGCGCCAAAGATGGCAACGACCAAACCGATCCGGCGCTGCTGAAGATGTTCTTTTTGAGCCACCGCAAGACGCGCAGTTTTGCCGAGATGGTAGACCGGCTCAACATCGTGCCGGTGGCCATCAGCTACGAGTTTGACCCTTGCGACAAGCTAAAGGCCAAAGAGCTGGCTACCCTGGCCCGTGAAGGCTGCTACAACAAGGGGCCGCTCGAAGATCTCAAGGCCATGGGCCTCGGCTTTACCGGCTTTAAAGGAAGGGTGCATGTGGCCTTTGGCGAGCCTATCAAGGGCGAGGGCATGGACGGCCCCGATACCCTGGCCGCCGCTATCGACGCGCAGATCCACCACAGCTACAAGCTGTTCGAGTCCAACCTCTCGGCGGCTGGCGAGGGAGATCTGAGCTGGTTTAACGAGCGCACTCGGGAGCTGGACGAAAAGGAAAAGGCCTTTGTTAAGGCCGCCTATGCCCGGCCGGTAGAAAACGCCCGCAAAGCCGGCTGA